A portion of the Vibrio coralliirubri genome contains these proteins:
- a CDS encoding Maf family protein, translated as MEKKHLVLASGSPRRKELLSQLGYEFSVLVTDVEECKHAQETAEEYVKRLSLDKALAALSLLKDNPSERQHVVPSSDTVDHGSDIVVLGSDTVVVSQGQVLEKPTDFADSKRMLTQLANERHQVMTAVSVVSEEKQRTEIIITDVWFKPLSEKEIEQYWQTGEPCDKAGSYGIQGLGGRFVTRIEGSYYAVVGLPLFETDQLLQEFL; from the coding sequence ATGGAAAAGAAACATTTAGTTTTGGCATCCGGCTCTCCACGCCGCAAAGAATTGCTATCTCAACTCGGTTATGAGTTCTCTGTCCTCGTAACCGATGTTGAAGAGTGTAAACACGCTCAAGAAACCGCCGAAGAATATGTTAAGCGACTATCTTTAGATAAAGCTTTAGCTGCGTTGTCTTTATTGAAAGATAACCCTTCTGAAAGGCAGCATGTCGTTCCTAGTTCTGATACTGTAGATCATGGCTCTGATATAGTCGTTCTTGGTTCTGACACAGTCGTCGTAAGCCAAGGGCAAGTGCTTGAGAAACCGACCGATTTTGCTGACTCTAAGCGCATGCTTACTCAGTTAGCGAATGAACGTCACCAAGTGATGACGGCGGTTTCTGTGGTTTCAGAAGAAAAACAAAGAACAGAAATCATTATTACCGACGTATGGTTTAAACCCCTCAGTGAAAAAGAAATAGAACAATACTGGCAAACAGGGGAGCCATGCGATAAAGCCGGTAGCTATGGGATCCAAGGTTTGGGCGGACGTTTTGTCACCCGAATCGAAGGTAGTTATTACGCCGTTGTCGGCTTACCTTTATTTGAAACGGACCAGCTACTGCAAGAATTCTTATAA